Genomic window (Helianthus annuus cultivar XRQ/B chromosome 3, HanXRQr2.0-SUNRISE, whole genome shotgun sequence):
GGAGCATGAAATCGGTTTGTATTTGTCATGTAATCGGGTTAATAAAGGACCGAATTGTAGCCTTTGGTTCAAGtgtttgatagttgttcatgttaTAATTAGGATAAATGCATAGTGTGCTTGAACAAGGGTtaaatgtgttatgaatatgtcTTTTGGATATATGATGAACATGAacatgacttgaatatatgaagaacttgttgaatatcatatgaatgtgtgttgaatatttgaattctgccatgtttgatccattttagcaagggtttagacaacaaaacatgttttagtggatagtacaatatttgtgttgcatgacattcaaattctattggatagtacaactgtgcagaatcagcaactgttggggagtcgagacccctggttgcgactcgaaacctccacgttgcgacaccaattgcgagtcgagaacatctggttacgactcgcaaccataacatgacaagccgagaccacaggttgcgacacaggttacgagtcccgttgcgactcgagaccttagcatgacgagccgaaaccatggttgcgacataggttgcgactcgcaaccacccatgatcaacacaaacagcatgactcgaaaccatgcttgcgagtccggttgcgactcgaaaccacacttATGGGCTTGCTTAATTATGGGCCAGGCTTATGGGCTTCTGTATTACTGTTGACGtattgtttgggcctgttatcacgagcccaactgttagggcctcacacttagacCTTGGACTGTGTATGACTGTTAACTGTGAGCTGTTAATGTTAaatgtgtttgccatgatcaatacctgtgtacaatacgtgttgaacattcgtgcactgcttggcttgaatctgatacgaataatatctgtgataggacctaattgattacctgcaatttgattgactttctgtgttactaccgagcaaaccaaggtgagttcacaccctctacaaagcatgggattccctgggattgggaacggggttaaggaacgtgggttcctcgtcctccttgggtaggacggctatggttcaggaatgtgattcctcgtccagatggacggataactcgtactagactaaaactctatcacgaagtccctccttgttgtatcgacttaatcgccgggccaatggcgagcgggtcattagttagatagcgctatttaggtctgacaaacctcacaccgtgccgcagaggacgggcgtgaactaatggatctggggcacgtcaatgatgatagacattgatggttttcagggcacataaacatgactacagtcagcagtcgatatggtaacgagtctagtgtacgcatggggtagcccccacggccgaaatgcctgataactaacatggggtagcccccacggctggagtgccggagtaactgggaatgaacaagtcacgtttttaaactatggggtaacccccacggcaggatgccagataaaggaaactgttttcgaaacaactaaaacgaacaaccactgtgaactcactcaactagttgttgactcgttactacatgctttgcaggaccataggtactcagctggagcttgcatggaggagtcgttgtgggacacggattgctgcgtaccttgttaaacttgaaaacatttgaacttatgttttacttttgagacttatgcttccgcttacaacttaaacttgtttgttttgaaacaccaatcgtattggttaaacttttatgattatttatatgcttgttcagtatgattggtggctggatcctggtcagtcacgcctccaagcggtagtactccgcgggtggattttgggggtgtgacatcaataATACCCCAAATGTGAATATTCTTAAATTAGCACATTATGTTAATTTGGCAGAGATTTTGCTACCTTTTGGTACCAACTTATTAACAATAATAACTTAAATACATCTACAAAGTTGCATTGTTTTGAATCACCATATATGCAACATACTACAAAAAACAATCTTACCATTAAAACTttccaaaaaaatatatatacggCATAGATATTGCAATTTTCACGGGAAGACAACCATTAAAGATGCAAAAAGCTTATGCGAAACTCCCGACTCAAAAGAGAAAGATAAAGAAATTGTAATGTCTAAAAAGTCTAAACATAAACCACAGTTTTATCATAGAACATGAAAGTTTTGATAAGTTTTGTTTCAAATATGCAAATGTAAAAGCAAGGAAGACAACAACTATACTTGTTGCCAGGATATCAGAACTTCAAACAAAGATAACAAGATTAAGCAGCACTCACCACGGTATTTTGTTATTGAGAACCGCTAAGGACCTGGGGTGTATGCAATTCATCATTTTCTGTTGAAGATTTTGAATCCACTGAGGGAGAAGCGGTGGTAGATTGCTGCAAACTTCCGATATCATTCAGTTTCATTTGTGCCATAGAACCCTCTAAATTCATCTGATTTTCATGTGATTGAACTTGCTTATTTGAATTGATGACATTAATAATATGCTTCTCATAGACAGGCAGTTTGTCTTTATAACTTTCTGATATTCCATTCTTTGGGATTTGTAAGAATTGCATGTAACGCTCCAACACATGTTTAAATACAATCAGCTTCTCAATTTGCACATTTATTGGGTGCTGAGGAAGAGAATTGTGCTGGATAACAAAGGGTTCTCATTAATAAGAAATAAAAGATAGCATATCATCTTTAAATGATTATACATGATTTAGAACATAAAAGATATCCAATTTGATATGAGCAACTAACTTACCTGCTGCAATTTGGATATAAATTTCTGGTGAATGTCAATTAAATCCGGTAGATACTTATCCTTCATAGCTTTTATCTGTAATCGGAATAAAAAAATAGTCAAATAGCCTATAACTGGAAAAAGACTAATATCATCATTCATCAAGAATATCAGTACACAAATACCATTTAGCATATTATCATTTCAAGTCATAACATCAAGGGTATTTAAGTGTAACGGTACTAATTTCAGAAAGTTGATATAAATAAGAGAATGACAAAACAAGGATGATTACAAGCAAAAAAAAACTTGTAAACGCTCTTTTAAAATTTGATTGacattttatcatttttaacgCCCTGCTTCcggtgtgcacatataatgtatatgtgtgggccctcggggggcaaaagtgaaattgcactaattttaacgttattttactaatttcatgaaaataacgttaaaagcgggggacggttaatcatgcatcatgtagtggcgttgatagccgaaagacaagggggtacatgcactaatcggcctttttGCCGAgagttatgtgccttatgtccaaggcttgatgcaaaactactatggagccaggggtctcactggaagcagcctctctattcctacggggtagaggtaaggctgtctacaccttaccctccttagaccctaccttagctttgctataggtgagatttaccgagtatgatgatgattttatcattaatttattttttactcAAAGTGGTCATATATTTTGAAATCAGTGCGAAAAAAAAGTGAGTAAACTTTGGTTAGAATAATGGTGATGGTTTTGTTCAACCCAAATGTGAATTGTGATGCCAGGTGCTTTCACTGCTTTAAAAGAAATGTAAAACAATATACAACACCTCTTGATACGCTTTCTCTTGCCAATCGTCGCCATTTGGAATGCCAGTCCGAGCTGTCGAATCTAATGATGCTACAGACGAGCAGAAGTTTGAGGCATTAGCTTATTAAAATTATTTCAATATCTAAAAACAAACAgatataacaaaataaaaaataagaataACGCTACTTGATGAAGCCGCTGGCATAACTTTCTGCTTCTGAATTGGCTGTTTCCGTTGATCAATCACATTTTGCAGCGGAAAACCACTTGCGGTTGGAAGCCTTTGTTGTGTGTTCCTTTGCAGCAGATTTGGCTGTTGTTGCATACCCAGCTGCAGCCCAAGCGGCGATTGCATGTGTGGTGGCGTCACCTGCTGCTGCAACTGTGGCTGTGATTGTTGAACCTGCGTTGGTAACACATTTGCTGAACTCTGCATATCTTGTTTCTGATTAGGCATATTAATAGGTTGCGGCATTGGAGACATATTTTTAATGTTCGGCATCTTTAAATTTTGTCCAGCAACATTTGTCGGCGTGGTGGATTGACCAATTAACGGCTGTGATGACTGTAGTGGACTTGAAAGCCTATTTTGCTGGCCTATGAAACTCTGCTGTTGCCGGAGCTGTTGTAGCAGGAGCTGCTGCGACTCAGAGAGTCCCATAGCCTGGTTTCGTTGAGGTATATTTTGAATGTTCTGCATCTTTAAATTTTGACCAGCAACATTTGTCGTGGTGGATTGACCAATTAACTGCTGTGATGGCTGCACTAGACTTGAAAACTCATTTTGCTGGTTCATCAACCTCTGCTGTTGCAGCATCAGCAGTTGCTGCCGCTGCTGGAGAATGTTAGAGGAGTTATATTGTTTTCCACTGAGCGGGTTTTGTCGAAAACTAGACATGTTTTGCATGTTTAAACTTTGACCAGCAACATTTGTCATGGTGGGTTGTTGTAACGCGCTGCCAGGTGGCAATGCAGAAGAAGATAAACCAGAATAGTTGTACATCCCATCTAAACCAATGTTACCGTGCATGTTCTTTGACATCACTTGTTGAGTATTATTAGACGGCACATGAATAGAAGGTTGTTTCACTTGGTTGTTCACTTGCTGCATGACCTCGGAACCTATCCATTGGAGAAAAATCATATAATTACCATAAAAAGCATTAAAAACTGTTACACTAAATATACATATAGGAGAGCCTTCTTTTCAAGACCAATGTTGAGAACCGGATAAACAGAAAAAGTGAAAATATTAATTTCACCCGGTGCGCATACCATCACCCCTCCCCCcccgacacacacacacatatatatatatatataagattatGTATTATCCCATTATGCAGCTCAATGGGTCTTAAGGTTTAGTTTAGAGTTTCTATATATACATGTCCCCtctataatgtaaaacaaacaaaatatataaaatatagtTAGATGTATTCCATCAACTTGTATCTCATTACAGAAATAAACTTGTACCTACATAAAACATAACTATAAAAATTAGCGGCAGAACATTGAACGATGGTATGTTATAAAATACCTGGATTTGAAGGGTTTACACTATTAGTCACAGCGTTTGATCGCATGGGACTTTTTGATCTATCCTCCAAATCCAGTATCTTCACCGATATCTTCCGGAAATAATCAGTCTACAAACCAAATAAAAGAACATGATCTTAGGTCCCACAATGACAAACATGATACCATTTCCTTGTCTTATTTGAAATAGTTAGATCATTTGTACATAAAGACTTGCAAGATCGCCATTCCACGAAAGAAAAGGCGAAAACCACAAAATTATTCACTCTTCAAACCTGGCTTATGGAAGCAGTATAAATCTTCTCTTCAACCGTCTCAGCTATTTTCTTAAGCCCTTGTAGTTCCTCGTCTCCAGCGAATGGAAGATGCATCTTCAAGGTATCCACTCTACACATGTCAGCCAAAACGATGCAAATATTTAGCAGAAAAGAAAacattattttacaaaataaAAGTGGAGTGAACCAGTCACACCAAGCAATTGGCACTCAACAAGGTCAGCATAACCAATTCATTTAGAGCACATAAAATAAGAagatataaataataatataagtgTATACATGTTTTTCACGCTCCTTTCACGTGCATCTGCTTGCAGTTGAGCCCTCCAATTATCAGATTCCTTTGTGGGGTCACCAACAGCACCGGGCATATTTTGAAGGTTCTTCATGTTCGAATTTTGACCAAAAACATATGTCATGGTGGATTGACCAATTAACTCCTGTGATGACTGCGGTAGACTTGAAAGTAGATTTTGCTGGCCTGTCGTCCTTTGCCGTTGCAGGAGCTGCTGCGGGTTGTCCACTTGTTGCGTCACCTCAGAACCTATACGTTGGAGAAAAATCATATAATTAGCATAAAAAAAGCATTAGTAAATTTTTAAACTAAATATACATATAAGAGGGTTCGTTTCAAAACCAATGTTGACAACTGTGAGAACCGGATAAAAAGAGAAAGTGAGAGAGCATTAGTTTTTACCctacgcaaaaaaaaaaaaaaaaaaaaaaaaaaaaaaaaaaaaaaaaaaaaaaactgcaataataaaaaaaatgaagtaTGCATAGCAGCCTAGCAGGTATATAGAAACTTAAAACCTAATATAACTAGTAATAGAAATTAGTAACCTTTTAAAATCtttgtatattttattatttctatcaattaatgaaaaaaaaatgtcCAAAATTAGTTTTAATAAGAAAAGcccaaaaagaaaaaaagatcCTGCAGGTGCAGAATTAGGGCTATGGCGCAAACTATTCACTTTGTAGTATGCTTGGTGAGATTTGGTAGTTCTCGCGCGCACACCCACACggacatatatatatatcagcTTATGTATTAGCCGTGCAGCTCATTGGGTCTTAGTGTTTAGTTTAGAGTTAGTTCCCCTTCTATATATACGTGTCCCCTCTATGATATAAAACACACAAAATATATACAATATAGTTATATATATTCCATCATTTTGTTTCTCATTGCATAAATAAACTTATATCAAtgaagggtggagatacaataggaagtttatttggctaggaaggataggaagtgatcttgaccattcattaagttaatcaagggctaagattaaatcagggaaattgaaaagaataaaagaggcgcgtgagtttgttcaagggcattctagtcaatccaagccaatagtttctctctcctccaattcccccccattttttaaacgttaataactctttcatacgacattatttttttataaaaattgcaccaaaaaaacgagcgtttttttttctttaaaacgagtatactattgctatattttaaaaaaaaaaattaaaacccagttgcgtaaaacgcaatagaaaaaccaccagttacgtaaaacgcaatgaaaaaaaaaacctaaaaaatgacatttttctaaaacgcaatgcaccaaaaacacaaagaaatgacttatttgtaaaacgcaatggccagaaaacacacagaaatgtcttatttgtaaaacgcaatggccagaaaacacataaaaatgtgttctacctaaaacgcaatgcaccaaaaacacaaagaaatgacttatttgtaaaacgcaatggccagaaaacacacagaaatgtcttatttgtaaaacgcaatggccagaaaacacataaaaatgtgttctacctaaaacgcaatgcaccaaaaacacaaagaaatgacttatttgtaaaacgcaatggccagaaaacacacagaaatgtcttatttgtaaaacgcaatggccagaaaacacataaaaatgtgttttacctaaaacgcaatgcaccaaaaacacaaagaaatgtcttatatgtaaaacgcaatggccagaaaacacttaaaaatgactcattctaaaacgcaatggactgaaaacacctaaaaaatgtgtcactgtgaactgtctgaattgtctacgaattactgtcttcgaaatgagccaatttatggaaaattaatttttctgatgcgtttttagtacagcagcagctcaaccccagccaggggctctgccccttggaccccgccaggggctgccgcccctgggaccccgctaccgggggctgccgcccccggacccccgcaaagattgtaaaacgcaatgactaaatcaaaaacccagatcatgaaaatgaaattaaagaatttcttacatggatcgaagccgatttcttcatcaattgacaaattttgaatgatagaaacacttatcaacgctcgaatcgaacgaatcgagtgattatctccaaaatcaccggaaaaaacgagatttttttatgaaattaaactgggttttcttcaaaaaaaagctaaagaacacgttgatcgggttctgaatcattgattggtgatgaaaatcgcactataatgtagtgattattgagatagaaagtgaagaaatagttgaagatggtgggttttgaaaatggtgggtttttgaatttactgggttttgaaaaaggaagaagaaggagttggattgactaaaataccctttctctttattttaaaatttgccacatgtcataatcctatggcttcctatccttcctagcgaaaattaacttcctatttgatcttttccctatcaatgaaaacataattataaaaattaagGGCTAAACATTGAACGTTAGCGTATTATGAAATACCTGGATTTGAGGGGTTTACACTATTAGCAGCAGAGTTTGACTGCATGGAGTCTGACATGAAATTTCGTAATCTAGTCTCCATTGTCAGCATAATCAAGCATAGCAACCGTGCATATTCAGACTGCAAACCAAATAAATTACATGTTTTATGCTGTACGACAAACAGGATATCACTTCCTTCTCCTTAAGAGTTGCAAAATCTTCATTCCACGAAAGCAAAtaagaaaaaatacaaaaactacAAGACGAACAAACCAGGTTCGTGACACCGGTATAAATCTCCTCTTCAACCGTTTCAGCTATTTTCTTAACTTCCTGTAGTTCCTCGTATCCAGAGAATGGAAGATGCCTCGTCAAGGTATCCATTCTACACAAGGTCAACACATGTCACTCAAAATAATGTAAATAGTTAGCAGgatcatagttgttaaaagccatcgcctcttgcgcctaggcccatttttcagaCGAGGCGAGGCAGTTGCTCTTTAAGTCGAGGAAATTGGgctttaattctccaggtgatggttcaggcgcacattccggcgagattcctagattccggagagtttccggctaaattctctaaattccgacaagattctagccagatttctacttttattcaaggaaaactacttttctacactaatacactaatattttggtactaattagattatataaagtgttacataatagactttgttaattttgtttgaagaatagtatttttttttctaatacataatatatttttaattttttttctttatgcactttgtttttctcaggccctcgctttttttgcgttttgcgcctaggccccaggcgaggcctatgcgccttgagtgcgcctagcgcctttaataacGATGAGCAGGATTTTAAGGTGGAAAACGTCATTTTACAAGAAGTGTAAGAGAACCAGTCACACCATTAGGTCAGCATAAACAAATATAAAGAGCACAAATAATAAGAAATTTAAAAGAATAATATAAGGACATACAACTTGTTCACGATCCTTTCCCGTGAATCTGCTTGCAGTTGAGCCCTCCAATCACCAGATTCCATGGCGGTGTCACCAACAGCGCCACTTGAACACCGTGTAGGCCTCAAATCGAGTAGATACAGGTCTTTCAGATCGAGCAGATACAGGTCTTTCAGAGCTTTTATctgtaagaaaaaaaaatatcaaagtcATAGAGCCAGTAATCGAAATAGTTTATCTAaaacctatgcagttaatgcggtaaatatccgtcaaggaccgatatttgagatataggttatcgcggtgggatatcggaaatttaaatatcatgcagaatttatatatatagcaatttaacactaataattcagtgatatatcatttatatcggtgatatatcggtaccgatattctgactgatatttgacaccgatattttactaggggaccgatataaccgatattaACTACGTAGTCTAAAACATAAGTAAATATACATGAGTCCCCTTGAGTTTCTTATAACTTTAAGTCATACGTCAATACATTTCAAATTTAAGAGGATCATTGGGGATGATTTTGATACTAAATAGCATATTGTGAAGTCAGGTGCTTTTACTGCATTAAAAGAAAGGTAAGATGACACACAGCACCTTTTCATAAATTTCTTCTTGCCAATCTCCGCCATCTTTTTTGCGAGTCTGAGCCGTCGAATC
Coding sequences:
- the LOC110932215 gene encoding mediator of RNA polymerase II transcription subunit 15a; translated protein: MDTMSTQGARRAVGDPSGWRAQMQRERIAKKIMDTLKTHLPFSGYERLQELKKIAQRVEVEIYTAATSQSEYARKICLNILIMETRLQTLMRSNSAADTVNRSVPLDSTAQTRKKDGGDWQEEIYEKIKALKDLYLLDLKDLYLLDLRPTRCSSGAVGDTAMESGDWRAQLQADSRERIVNKLMDTLTRHLPFSGYEELQEVKKIAETVEEEIYTGVTNLSEYARLLCLIMLTMETRLRNFMSDSMQSNSAANSVNPSNPGSEVTQQVDNPQQLLQRQRTTGQQNLLSSLPQSSQELIGQSTMTYVFGQNSNMKNLQNMPGAVGDPTKESDNWRAQLQADARERSVKNIVDTLKMHLPFAGDEELQGLKKIAETVEEKIYTASISQTDYFRKISVKILDLEDRSKSPMRSNAVTNSVNPSNPGSEVMQQVNNQVKQPSIHVPSNNTQQVMSKNMHGNIGLDGMYNYSGLSSSALPPGSALQQPTMTNVAGQSLNMQNMSSFRQNPLSGKQYNSSNILQQRQQLLMLQQQRLMNQQNEFSSLVQPSQQLIGQSTTTNVAGQNLKMQNIQNIPQRNQAMGLSESQQLLLQQLRQQQSFIGQQNRLSSPLQSSQPLIGQSTTPTNVAGQNLKMPNIKNMSPMPQPINMPNQKQDMQSSANVLPTQVQQSQPQLQQQVTPPHMQSPLGLQLGMQQQPNLLQRNTQQRLPTASGFPLQNVIDQRKQPIQKQKVMPAASSTSLDSTARTGIPNGDDWQEKAYQEIKAMKDKYLPDLIDIHQKFISKLQQHNSLPQHPINVQIEKLIVFKHVLERYMQFLQIPKNGISESYKDKLPVYEKHIINVINSNKQVQSHENQMNLEGSMAQMKLNDIGSLQQSTTASPSVDSKSSTENDELHTPQVLSGSQ